A window of Mucilaginibacter paludis DSM 18603 contains these coding sequences:
- a CDS encoding SusC/RagA family TonB-linked outer membrane protein — MRINLTSIIIFLALLQASARGYSQISLHEKNVSIQKVFQSIEKQTKFTFLYDTKDILATEKVSVDLNNASVEQVMDKVLENSSLTYKIVDKMVLVKKKEQPTFLPKVIDKNQPKEIRGQVADTLSNPISGASVRVKSKNISTITDAAGRFNLKGVDNGDVITVDFIGYQQGTQVVKEIESNFYYIILKSAINKLDQVVIQAYGITTQRLNTGDIGKVTAAEIKNNPVMNPLLALQGRIPGLNVTQNNGFASAPVSVQLRGRTAISSVPSDPLYIIDGVPLGVNEISGNVVPSNSGNGSVGLLQNGNRGPAGGQSPFFNINPNDIESIEVLKDADATAIYGSRGANGVIIITTKKGKAGQTQFNINYQEGVTRVTKFYDVLNTTQYLEMRKEAFKNDNLDYTDPNNAGGAYDLLQWNQNSFTDWQKAIYGGTGRNTNIQTSLNGGNQQTTFRIGAGYNRTTNVLSIKGSDQLANISLSLIHKALDNRFILSLDTKYSLSQSDMIDLPGGAITSAPNAPSIYDQYGNLNFDGWGGQNTDARNAYPFGSLKQPYNAKTSFLSSNLNLSYQIAKDLIISTNLGYNISHANQEQYYLIASQDPINDPTGRAFLGYNNNQNLIIEPQLSYKKLINKGTLQLLIGGTSQKTLTDGLSILNQGYTSDETIMALSNATSQSNSNVEGEYLYAGLFARANFNWDNKYLINLSGRRDGSSRFGPGKQYGNFGAIGAAWIFTEETWFKNNAPFLSFGKLRASYGLTGSDGIGDYKYLTRWTSDGNPLYGDNVGINPIQHANPNYQWQVNKKLEAGINLGFLKDRIIIEATRYQDRTGNQLVDFPLPAYTGFTSVTANSPALIENSGWEFATNAKILETKQFNWSFNFNLSINRNRLISYPNLQLSPYANKYIIGKSLNIVRRLHFTGVDPQTGQYTFEDKNHDGAITYDYSGKTSDDSYILDLSPKYSGGVGTNFNYNGIQLGLFFSYRKQVGVSSAYGVNPGLLNLNQPVSVLNRWQKPGDITTVARFTTTPSQSDNNFSQLSDGTNSDASFIRLSNLSLGYTVPSTFTKKLGITGCSIFINANNLFVITKYKGIDPETQNFGGLPPVRTIVTGANFNF, encoded by the coding sequence ATGCGGATTAATTTAACTTCTATAATTATTTTCTTGGCACTCCTCCAGGCAAGTGCGCGTGGCTATAGCCAGATCAGCTTGCATGAAAAGAATGTCTCTATTCAAAAGGTTTTTCAATCGATAGAAAAACAAACCAAATTTACTTTCCTGTATGATACCAAGGATATACTGGCCACTGAAAAAGTTTCCGTCGATCTGAATAATGCATCTGTTGAGCAAGTGATGGATAAAGTACTTGAAAATTCATCTTTGACTTATAAGATAGTTGATAAGATGGTGTTGGTGAAAAAAAAAGAGCAACCCACCTTTCTTCCAAAAGTCATCGATAAAAATCAGCCTAAAGAAATAAGAGGTCAAGTCGCTGACACTCTCTCAAATCCGATTTCAGGTGCAAGCGTAAGAGTGAAAAGCAAAAATATTTCAACCATTACCGATGCGGCAGGACGGTTTAATTTAAAAGGTGTCGACAACGGCGACGTTATTACTGTGGATTTTATCGGATATCAGCAGGGTACACAGGTTGTCAAAGAAATTGAATCGAACTTTTATTACATCATTTTGAAGTCGGCTATAAATAAGTTGGATCAAGTAGTTATACAAGCATATGGTATCACCACACAACGTCTCAATACAGGTGATATAGGTAAAGTAACCGCAGCGGAAATCAAAAACAATCCGGTAATGAATCCTTTATTGGCTTTACAAGGAAGAATTCCCGGATTAAATGTTACGCAAAATAATGGTTTTGCCAGTGCACCCGTCAGCGTTCAGTTGCGTGGCAGAACAGCAATTTCATCAGTGCCTTCCGACCCCTTGTATATAATTGATGGAGTGCCACTTGGAGTAAATGAAATAAGTGGCAATGTAGTCCCATCTAATAGTGGCAATGGTTCAGTTGGTTTACTACAAAATGGAAACAGGGGGCCGGCTGGAGGACAAAGTCCCTTTTTCAATATTAATCCAAATGACATAGAAAGCATAGAAGTTCTGAAGGATGCTGATGCAACGGCCATTTATGGTTCTCGGGGTGCAAATGGTGTAATAATAATTACTACAAAAAAAGGAAAAGCGGGCCAAACTCAGTTTAATATTAATTATCAGGAGGGCGTAACAAGAGTTACGAAATTTTATGATGTTCTAAATACGACACAATACCTTGAAATGCGAAAGGAGGCATTCAAGAATGATAACCTAGATTATACTGACCCTAATAATGCCGGTGGAGCTTATGATTTGCTCCAATGGAATCAAAATAGCTTTACGGATTGGCAAAAGGCAATATATGGAGGGACCGGTAGAAATACAAATATTCAAACATCCCTGAATGGTGGCAATCAGCAAACAACATTCAGAATAGGAGCAGGATATAATCGAACAACTAATGTCTTATCAATTAAAGGATCTGATCAATTGGCAAATATTTCGCTAAGCTTAATTCATAAAGCTTTAGATAATCGCTTTATTCTATCCTTGGATACGAAGTATTCACTAAGCCAATCAGATATGATTGATTTGCCAGGGGGCGCCATTACATCAGCGCCAAATGCACCAAGCATATATGATCAATATGGAAACTTGAATTTTGATGGTTGGGGCGGGCAGAATACAGATGCACGAAACGCATATCCTTTTGGTTCCTTGAAACAGCCATATAACGCTAAGACTTCATTTTTGAGTAGCAATCTTAATTTAAGCTATCAAATAGCCAAAGATTTAATAATATCAACAAATTTAGGCTATAATATAAGTCATGCAAATCAAGAACAATATTACTTAATTGCCTCTCAGGACCCAATCAATGATCCAACCGGACGGGCATTTTTGGGTTACAACAACAATCAAAATTTAATTATTGAGCCACAACTAAGCTATAAAAAACTGATTAATAAAGGTACTCTACAATTATTAATTGGTGGCACGTCTCAAAAAACATTAACGGACGGGCTTAGTATATTAAATCAAGGTTATACAAGCGATGAAACTATTATGGCTTTGTCCAATGCCACCTCTCAAAGTAACAGCAACGTCGAAGGGGAATATTTATATGCTGGACTATTTGCAAGAGCCAATTTCAATTGGGATAATAAATATTTAATTAATCTATCGGGGCGTAGAGACGGCTCCTCTCGTTTTGGCCCAGGAAAACAGTATGGAAATTTTGGTGCAATAGGAGCTGCATGGATATTTACAGAAGAGACGTGGTTCAAAAACAACGCGCCGTTTCTAAGTTTCGGTAAATTAAGGGCAAGCTATGGTTTAACAGGAAGTGACGGAATTGGAGACTATAAATATCTTACAAGATGGACATCCGATGGCAATCCATTATATGGTGACAACGTTGGAATCAATCCAATTCAGCATGCTAATCCTAATTATCAATGGCAAGTTAACAAAAAACTTGAGGCTGGGATTAATTTAGGCTTCTTGAAAGACAGAATTATTATTGAAGCAACAAGATACCAAGATCGAACAGGAAATCAGTTAGTTGATTTTCCATTGCCTGCTTACACTGGCTTTACTTCGGTCACTGCAAATTCTCCAGCATTAATTGAGAATTCGGGATGGGAATTCGCAACTAACGCCAAAATTTTGGAAACTAAACAATTCAATTGGTCTTTTAATTTCAATTTAAGTATAAATAGAAACAGATTAATCTCTTATCCTAATTTACAATTGTCGCCTTACGCAAATAAATATATAATAGGCAAGTCTTTAAATATTGTACGGCGCTTACATTTTACAGGTGTTGACCCTCAGACTGGTCAATATACCTTTGAAGATAAAAATCATGATGGCGCTATTACTTATGATTATTCGGGTAAAACATCGGATGATAGCTATATCTTGGATTTAAGTCCAAAATATTCGGGGGGGGTTGGAACAAATTTTAATTATAATGGAATACAGCTTGGTTTATTTTTTAGCTATAGAAAACAGGTTGGCGTATCAAGCGCATATGGAGTTAACCCTGGGTTATTAAATCTTAATCAACCTGTGAGTGTATTAAACAGGTGGCAAAAACCAGGTGATATAACAACCGTAGCTCGTTTCACAACTACTCCCAGCCAGTCTGACAATAACTTCAGTCAATTGTCAGATGGGACGAACAGCGATGCGTCTTTTATTCGCCTGTCAAATCTTTCACTTGGGTATACTGTGCCTTCAACTTTCACAAAAAAATTGGGTATAACAGGATGTAGTATTTTTATTAATGCTAATAACCTATTTGTCATTACTAAATATAAAGGTATTGACCCTGAAACCCAAAATTTTGGCGGATTGCCTCCGGTAAGAACGATTGTTACTGGTGCTAATTTTAACTTTTAA
- a CDS encoding RagB/SusD family nutrient uptake outer membrane protein codes for MKFNLLKRNAHKTVGLVIMVLITSCKKLVEIPQPINSITTEKAFDTDAGAKSAVNGIYLQLSYNTNNPDYANSSLSAFTGCSSDELVSTSSGSDATDFQLNNLLESNYFVLSNFWIPAYSTIYQCNAVLEGLDASSGVSSQVKQQLKGEVLFLRAYSYFYLINLFGDVPLVTSTSFKTNALLSRSPVSSVYDQILVDLKSSQNFLPVNFSILDGESSRIYANKYAATALLARVYLYLGLWSDAEVQASTVINDTKDLELLSDLNSIFLKNSKESIWQLEVVDRYPYATLEADSFIPSDSNSIPKYNLTSVLLNSFEAGDKRKIAWVGNSKVSTNFYYYPQKYKVKNGTSGNITEYYTLLRLSEQYLIRAEARANQGKLTDAISDLNVIRKRASLSDLPSLLNKTDVLTAVAQENKIEFFAEMGHRWLDLKRTKTANDVLGPFKGSNWQSTDQLFPIPASERSVNPNLTQNPGY; via the coding sequence ATGAAATTTAACTTACTTAAAAGGAACGCTCATAAAACCGTTGGTTTAGTAATAATGGTTTTGATAACTAGTTGTAAAAAACTTGTGGAGATCCCTCAACCAATTAATTCAATTACGACTGAAAAAGCATTTGATACTGATGCTGGAGCAAAAAGTGCCGTTAACGGAATCTATTTACAACTTAGCTACAATACAAATAATCCGGACTATGCTAATTCTAGCCTAAGTGCATTCACAGGATGTTCTTCAGACGAATTGGTATCCACAAGTAGTGGAAGTGATGCTACAGACTTTCAATTGAATAATTTATTGGAATCAAATTATTTCGTGCTGTCTAATTTCTGGATACCTGCCTACAGTACAATATATCAATGCAATGCGGTGCTTGAAGGTTTGGACGCATCTTCCGGTGTATCATCTCAAGTAAAACAACAATTGAAAGGAGAGGTCCTATTTCTTAGGGCTTACAGTTATTTCTATTTAATAAATTTATTTGGTGATGTGCCCCTTGTAACCTCAACATCATTTAAAACTAATGCTCTGTTGAGTCGGAGTCCAGTAAGTTCAGTTTACGATCAGATACTTGTTGATCTTAAAAGTTCACAAAATTTTTTACCTGTTAATTTTTCAATTTTGGACGGAGAGTCAAGCAGAATATATGCAAATAAGTATGCTGCAACCGCATTATTAGCTAGGGTTTACCTTTATTTAGGCCTATGGTCTGATGCAGAAGTTCAAGCAAGTACAGTAATAAATGATACGAAAGACTTGGAGCTACTAAGTGATTTAAATAGTATTTTTTTAAAAAATAGTAAGGAGTCTATTTGGCAACTCGAGGTGGTCGACAGATATCCGTACGCTACATTGGAAGCAGATTCATTTATTCCTTCAGATTCAAATTCGATACCTAAATATAATTTGACGAGTGTGCTTTTGAATTCATTTGAAGCAGGGGACAAAAGAAAAATAGCATGGGTTGGTAATTCCAAGGTTTCAACGAATTTTTATTACTACCCACAAAAATATAAAGTTAAAAACGGCACATCTGGCAATATAACGGAATATTATACTTTATTGAGGCTCTCAGAACAATACCTTATTAGAGCTGAGGCAAGGGCAAATCAAGGTAAATTAACTGATGCAATTTCAGATTTAAATGTGATCAGGAAAAGAGCGTCTCTGTCTGATTTGCCCAGCTTACTCAACAAAACGGATGTATTAACGGCGGTAGCCCAAGAAAACAAAATTGAATTTTTTGCCGAAATGGGACATAGATGGCTTGATCTTAAGCGCACGAAGACAGCTAACGATGTGCTCGGTCCATTTAAAGGGAGCAATTGGCAAAGCACTGATCAACTATTTCCAATCCCAGCCTCAGAGCGTTCGGTCAATCCTAATTTGACTCAAAATCCGGGATATTAG
- a CDS encoding TlpA disulfide reductase family protein: MKYMFENTKIIKAKLILYLLFFPCCLFAQTSGNVVIKGNIEGLGDGEKAYLSIFDASKQAFLVVDSVINKDGKFLIDYPIEGGPRWCLLQFATGRFIRLALNNNENIEIKSKEGESDIVHQKEHGVLDDMVTISGSPTNDCYRSNYTLIIEPYHKNLRLLNISLQKLRDSVGFDSNLVEAIFRKKQVLNKKFAVDLNSYIKMKYMIPFILYLNNEFERSGHAIFLKDAIKKLSEKDRENYFSEYLFNQVASLSIGDVMPEFELPDTNHQKIALSNIIAVGKFTLVHFWANKSYNREEIDKNLFTMYKLFHSKGLNIIGVSSDKYVEEWKEALDMQKYPWRNVLDKNGKLTTELYKEGGKSVPNTTDVLLDNQGKIIAWDPSPIELQYYLWENLGKLTPNN, translated from the coding sequence ATGAAGTATATGTTCGAAAATACAAAAATAATCAAAGCGAAATTAATTCTTTATTTATTATTTTTTCCATGCTGCTTATTTGCTCAAACATCTGGGAATGTCGTAATTAAAGGAAATATAGAGGGCTTAGGTGACGGAGAAAAAGCTTACCTGTCGATATTTGATGCAAGTAAGCAAGCCTTTTTAGTAGTTGACAGCGTAATAAATAAAGACGGGAAGTTTCTTATTGATTACCCTATCGAAGGAGGTCCAAGATGGTGTTTGTTGCAATTTGCTACAGGCAGGTTTATCAGATTGGCACTTAACAATAATGAGAACATTGAAATAAAGTCGAAGGAAGGCGAAAGTGATATAGTACATCAAAAAGAACACGGTGTATTAGACGATATGGTCACAATTTCAGGTAGTCCAACTAACGACTGCTATCGATCCAATTATACCCTTATAATTGAGCCTTACCATAAGAATCTAAGATTGTTAAACATTAGCCTACAAAAACTCAGAGATTCAGTGGGATTTGACTCAAATTTAGTTGAAGCAATTTTCAGAAAAAAGCAGGTGTTAAATAAGAAGTTTGCGGTCGATTTGAATTCCTATATTAAAATGAAGTATATGATACCGTTCATACTCTACCTTAATAATGAATTTGAGCGTTCGGGGCACGCGATATTTCTGAAAGATGCTATAAAGAAATTAAGTGAGAAAGATAGAGAAAATTATTTTAGCGAATATTTATTCAATCAAGTGGCATCACTTAGTATTGGAGACGTGATGCCAGAATTTGAGTTACCAGACACAAATCATCAAAAAATTGCATTGTCAAATATTATTGCCGTCGGAAAATTCACTCTCGTTCATTTTTGGGCTAATAAATCTTATAACAGGGAAGAAATCGACAAAAACCTATTTACGATGTACAAACTATTTCATAGTAAAGGTCTTAATATTATTGGTGTTTCTTCGGACAAATATGTTGAAGAGTGGAAAGAAGCACTCGATATGCAAAAATATCCTTGGCGAAATGTTCTTGACAAAAATGGTAAACTAACTACCGAATTATATAAGGAAGGCGGAAAGTCAGTTCCAAATACAACAGACGTACTGCTTGATAACCAGGGAAAGATTATAGCCTGGGACCCAAGCCCGATCGAACTACAATATTACTTATGGGAAAATTTAGGTAAACTAACTCCAAACAATTAA
- a CDS encoding DUF4397 domain-containing protein, translated as MKTKYILILLTFVCLYASCKKEKTSIPLASINIINASTDVPALAFNFTATSIPWYKNQALIGYGSSAEYGIPSGNVSYNTLSSADTSKTLLHGTFNFKGGGIYSIYFTGTLPTIETVLLEDNIPVNQDSTSGVRFINLSPDAGPVTVTLQGGVDNEFSALNYKQISTFKKYPATKSITNNGGYNYEVKDAENNLIATFNWDPQVFKNNTVVISGLKSQTGIQVFQVNNY; from the coding sequence ATGAAAACAAAATATATATTGATTTTACTAACATTTGTTTGTCTGTATGCTTCTTGTAAAAAAGAAAAAACTTCAATTCCTCTAGCATCAATCAACATTATCAATGCGAGTACGGATGTGCCTGCATTGGCGTTTAATTTTACTGCTACATCTATTCCCTGGTATAAAAATCAGGCGTTGATCGGTTACGGCTCATCTGCCGAATACGGCATACCATCAGGCAATGTGTCTTACAACACCCTGTCTTCTGCTGATACGTCAAAAACTTTATTGCACGGCACTTTCAATTTTAAAGGCGGCGGGATTTATTCCATTTACTTTACAGGTACACTGCCAACGATAGAAACGGTCCTCTTGGAAGATAATATTCCGGTCAATCAAGATAGTACTTCGGGCGTCAGGTTTATTAATCTTTCACCCGATGCTGGCCCAGTTACTGTAACACTTCAGGGTGGTGTAGACAATGAATTTTCAGCATTAAACTATAAACAGATAAGTACTTTTAAAAAGTATCCCGCAACCAAGTCCATCACTAATAATGGAGGCTATAATTACGAGGTTAAAGATGCTGAAAACAATCTTATAGCTACATTTAACTGGGACCCTCAAGTATTTAAGAACAATACAGTGGTGATTAGCGGACTAAAAAGCCAAACCGGTATTCAAGTGTTCCAGGTAAACAATTACTGA
- a CDS encoding S8 family serine peptidase, whose product MKKCIITGLLATLCSAAIAQKAGWQHLNLQTDQIFGVSTDKAYKELLKNKKAKTVIVGILDSGIDTLHEDLKPVLWNDPKTGHHGWNFIGTETGREDLTSIVSFLKDSALYDSLAYGVVPPQYRKGYQAYRLSKKLKPELAGKISDLRMQLAALEKEDKPDNAQLIKMVKFHLLHGLNVDNNEADTAIGDANVYPDKIIPWPSTPPGHGTHVAGIIGAVRGNGIGMDGVADHVQIMMLKTNGNLREIRDKAIANAIRYAVDHGAKIINMSFGKPFTWDKKSVDDAIIYAMRKDVLFIHAAGNDADDLDQTPYYPIPTYVNGNGKAEAFLVVGASGPKDDNTLMAAFSNYGQHTVDVFAPGVDIYSTYPGGYKIWSGTSMAAPVVAGVAALIREYYPKLSAVQVKEIIMNSVIKRDILKDKCVSGGVVNAYNALKMAATYK is encoded by the coding sequence ATGAAAAAATGTATAATAACAGGGTTACTGGCAACCCTTTGTAGTGCGGCTATTGCCCAAAAAGCTGGCTGGCAACATCTTAATCTGCAAACAGACCAGATATTTGGGGTTAGTACAGATAAAGCCTATAAGGAATTATTAAAAAATAAAAAAGCCAAAACCGTTATTGTTGGCATCCTCGACAGTGGTATTGATACTTTGCATGAAGATCTGAAACCAGTGTTATGGAACGATCCCAAAACCGGACACCATGGCTGGAATTTTATAGGAACGGAAACCGGACGTGAGGATCTGACCAGCATTGTTTCGTTTCTCAAAGACAGTGCGCTTTATGATAGTCTTGCTTACGGCGTTGTGCCTCCCCAATATAGAAAAGGTTACCAGGCTTACCGTTTGAGTAAAAAGCTGAAGCCTGAACTGGCCGGTAAAATCAGTGATCTGCGCATGCAACTCGCTGCTCTCGAAAAAGAAGATAAACCGGATAATGCACAACTCATAAAAATGGTGAAATTTCATCTCTTGCATGGATTAAACGTCGACAATAACGAAGCTGATACCGCAATTGGTGATGCAAATGTCTATCCTGATAAAATTATTCCTTGGCCAAGTACACCACCTGGACATGGTACGCATGTTGCCGGGATCATTGGCGCTGTAAGAGGCAATGGCATTGGGATGGACGGTGTAGCGGATCATGTGCAAATCATGATGCTAAAGACCAATGGTAATTTAAGAGAGATCAGGGATAAAGCCATTGCGAATGCAATAAGATATGCTGTGGATCATGGCGCTAAAATCATTAATATGAGTTTTGGTAAACCGTTCACCTGGGATAAAAAGTCAGTCGACGATGCTATAATTTATGCTATGAGGAAAGACGTTTTATTTATTCATGCCGCAGGTAACGATGCGGACGATCTTGACCAAACCCCATATTATCCAATTCCAACTTATGTAAACGGAAATGGAAAAGCGGAAGCATTTTTGGTGGTTGGTGCATCCGGCCCGAAGGATGATAATACATTAATGGCAGCGTTCTCAAATTATGGACAACATACTGTTGATGTTTTTGCACCTGGAGTTGATATATACTCTACTTATCCAGGGGGCTATAAAATATGGAGCGGTACAAGTATGGCAGCGCCTGTTGTAGCCGGTGTTGCAGCTTTAATACGTGAATATTATCCGAAACTTTCTGCTGTGCAAGTAAAGGAAATAATCATGAATAGCGTAATTAAAAGAGATATTCTCAAGGATAAATGCGTATCCGGCGGCGTTGTCAACGCTTACAATGCACTTAAAATGGCTGCCACTTACAAATAA